ACTCGAGGTCCGTCCGGTTGGGCTGCGTCGTCTCGCGCGGGGTGCGCAGCGCGGGGCCTCCGTCCTGCGGGTCGAACTCGATCCATCCCTCCCACAGGCGGTCCTCCGTCTCGCGTCCGCAGACCCGCGCGACGTACGCCCGGCCCTCCGCGTCGGAGACGGTGGCATCGAACCGTACCAGGACCTCGGCCATCGGCGCACCCTCCCCCAGGTTCACGGCGGCAGCGGAGCGTCTACACGGCCGCAAGTCGCCGGCCAGCCCGCAGGCCGGGCGGGGCCCGCGTCGAGTCCGGGGCTTCCGTTCCCGCTCGCAGCGTCGTAGAGTCGGGCAGCGCAGAGTTTGCCCAGCGGATACCGGGAGGCGGTACGGTGAAGTACAGGCTGGTGATCTTCGATTTCGACGGCACCCTCGCCGATTCCTTCCCCTGGTTCGTGCGGGTGGTGAACTCCGTGGCGGACCGCTACCGCTTCCGGCGGATCGAGGAGGGCGAGATCGAGGTGCTGCGGGGCTACGGCGCCCGGAGGCTGATGCGGCACCTCGCCGTTCCCGCCTGGAAGCTGCCCCTGATCGTCCGGCACATGCGGATCCTGAAGTCGCGGGACGTCCGCGAGATCCCGCTCTTCCCCGGGGTGAACGGCCTGCTGCGTGAGCTGGCCGAGCGGGGCGTGGAGCTGGCGCTGGTGACCTCCAACTCGTACGAGAACGCCGTGCGGATCCTGGGTCCCGAGAACGCGGCGCGGTTCCGGTACTGGGAGTGCGGCGCGTCGGTCTTCGGGAAGCGCGCGCGGTTCCGGAGGGTGCTGCGGCGGAGCGGCGTCCCGCGCGGCGAGGCCCTCTGCATCGGCGACGAGATCCGCGACCTGGAGGCGGCGCGCGCGGAGGGGATCCCCTTCGGCGCCGTTGCCTGGGGCTACACCCGCGCGGACGCGCTGCGGGCGCACGCCCCGGCGGAGTCGTTCGAGACCGTGGGCGACATCGTGGCGACGGTCGGCTGAGGCACCGCGCCCGAGGGCTTCTCCCGCCTCCGGGCGCGCGCTAGATTCGCCCGCTCCCGCCCCGGTCGCGCGGCCGGGGGAGCCCGCCCCCGGAGCGACGTGCCATG
Above is a genomic segment from Longimicrobiaceae bacterium containing:
- a CDS encoding HAD hydrolase-like protein, whose product is MKYRLVIFDFDGTLADSFPWFVRVVNSVADRYRFRRIEEGEIEVLRGYGARRLMRHLAVPAWKLPLIVRHMRILKSRDVREIPLFPGVNGLLRELAERGVELALVTSNSYENAVRILGPENAARFRYWECGASVFGKRARFRRVLRRSGVPRGEALCIGDEIRDLEAARAEGIPFGAVAWGYTRADALRAHAPAESFETVGDIVATVG